Proteins encoded together in one Lepus europaeus isolate LE1 chromosome 13, mLepTim1.pri, whole genome shotgun sequence window:
- the NAT8 gene encoding N-acetyltransferase 8 — protein sequence MAPYHIRIYQERDRKSVLALFSQGMEEHIPSTFRLLLKQPRTLLLLPGVPLGLLLLSGSWLLALLASLAILVVLRFAASYPWKKYVALSLRTDMADITKSYLRGSGSCFWVAESEGQVVGTVGALPVQDPTLREKQLQLFHLSVALEHRGRGIAKALVRTVIQFAGAQGYSEVVLDTSIVQTAALSLYQGMGFEIKRQHYFNVSAGLVDFSTLCLVYRLPSAQGGSL from the coding sequence ATGGCTCCTTATCACATCCGGATATACCAGGAGAGAGACCGCAAAAGTGTCCTGGCCTTGTTCTCCCAGGGGATGGAGGAGCACATTCCCAGTACTTTCCGCCTCCTGCTGAAGCAGCCCAGAACCCTCCTGCTCTTACCTGGGGTCCCCCTCGGCCTCCTTctgctctctggctcctggctcctcgcgcTCCTGGCCAGCCTCGCCATCCTCGTGGTCCTGAGGTTTGCTGCCTCCTATCCCTGGAAGAAGTACGTGGCCCTCAGCCTGCGGACAGACATGGCCGACATCACGAAATCCTACCTGCGTGGGAGTGGCTCCTGCTTCTGGGTGGCTGAGTCTGAGGGGCAGGTGGTGGGCACGGTGGGAGCTCTGCCCGTGCAGGATCCCACCTTGCGGGAGAAGCAGCTGCAGCTCTTCCACCTGTCTGTGGCCTTGGAGCACCGGGGTCGGGGGATAGCAAAAGCCCTGGTCAGGACGGTCATCCAGTTTGCCGGGGCCCAGGGCTATAGTGAGGTTGTCCTTGACACCAGTATAGTGCAAACTGCCGCCCTGAGCCTCTACCAGGGCATGGGCTTCGAGATCAAGCGCCAGCACTACTTCAACGTGAGTGCGGGGCTGGTGGATTTTTCTACTCTTTGTTTAGTCTACCGCCTGCCTTCTGCTCAGGGGGGCAGCCTGTGA